ATGCCTTGGGCACGAACTCGGCCTTGAGCATCAGCACGGGTGCCAAGCTCGATTTAGCCGGCTTTAACCAAACCGTCGGTTCTTTGGCCGGTACGGGCGGCACGCTTACCAACAGCGGTGCTACGGCGGCGGCCTTGACGGCTGGTGGCGACAATACCAGCACCAGCTTTGCCGGCACCATCCAAGATGGCGCGTCTGCCACTGCCTTGACGAAAGTCGGCGATGGTACTTTGACTCTGGCCGCCGCCAATAGCTATACCGGTGCCACCACGGTCAACGGTGGCACGCTGGTCGGTGGCGCAGCGAATGCCTTCGGCACGAATTCTGCCGTCAGCGTTGGCAGCGGTGCCATGCTCGATCTCGGTGGTTTCAACCAGGCTATCGGGGCTTTGTCTGGCAGCGGCGGCACGGTCAGTAACAGTGGTGCCGCCCCGGCTATCCTCAGTACTGGTGCCAATAATAGCAGCAGCAGTTTTGCTGGCATCATACAAGATGGTAACGATACCACCGGCTTGAATAAACTCGGCAGCGGTAGCTTGACGCTCAACGCCAATAATACTTACACCGGTGCCACCACGGTCAACGGCGGTACGCTGGTCGGTGGCACAGCGAATGCCTACGGCAATAACTCGGACGTCAGCATCAGCAGCGGTGCGACGCTCGATTTGGGCGGTTTTGATCAAGGGGTCGGTTCGCTGGCTGGGGCTGGCGGTAAGGTGACGAATAATGGTGCGGTAGCAGCGGCGCTGATTACCGGTGCGCATAATGCCAATAGCAATTTTGCCGGTAACATTGTCGATGGCAGCAGCGCCACGGCGCTGACGAAAATCGGCACTGGCACGCAAACTCTGTCTGGCAGCAATAGCTACACCGGTGCCACCACACTCAGCGAAGGTAGCTTGGTGGCGGGGGCGGCGAATGCCTTCGGCAATAATTCTGCCGTCAGCATAGCCAGCAGCAGCGCCATCCTCGATCTCGGTGGTTTTAATCAAGCCATCGGTTCGCTGGCTGGTACGGCCGGCACGGTGACCAATAACGGTGCGGCAGCCGCGGCGCTGATAACCGGCGGCAATAATGCCAGCAGCAGTTTTTCTGGCTTGATCAAAGATGGTACGGCCGCTACGGCCCTGACAAAAACCGGCAGCGGCAAGCAAACCCTGGGTGCCAGCAATACGTATACCGGTGCCACGACGATCAGCGGCGGCACTTTGGCGGCAGCGGCGGTGAATGCCTTTGGTGTGAATTCGGCCGTCAGTTTGAGCAGCGCTACGACCCTCGATTTGGGTGGCTATGATCAAGCGCTCGGCTCACTGGCCGGTACCGCTGGCACGGTGACTAACAGTGGCGAAGCGAACGCGACCATGACAACGGGCGGCAAAAATGCCAACAGCAATTTCGGCGGGAATATTCAGGATGGTGTCAGTACCACGGCGCTGACCAAAACCGGTACGGGTACACAAACGCTGTCTGGCACCAATACCTACACCGGTGCGACCACGATCAGTGGCGGTATTTTGGCTGGCGGCGCTGCCAATGCATGGTCGGATAAATCGGCGGTGAGCATCAGCAGCGGTGCCAGCCTTGATCTGGGCGGCTTCAACCAAAGCATCGGTGCTCTGGCCGGCGTCGGTACGGTCACCAATTCCGGCAGTGCGGCTGCCACCCTCAGTACTGGTGGCAATAATACGAGCAGCAGCTTTGCCGGTATGATCCAAGATGGCGCTGCCAGCACTGGGTTGACTAAGACTGGGGATGGGGTACAAATTTTAAGCAACAGCAACACCTACACCGGTGCCACCAAGGTCAACGATGGCACGCTGACGGCTGGTGCCGTCAATGCCTTCGGGCGCAACTCGGCAGTCACCATGGGCGGCAGCCAGGCCAGTCTCGATCTGGCCGGTTTTGATCAAAGCATCGGTGCTTTGAATGGCAACGTTGGTACGGTCACCAATTCCGGCACCCAAGTTGCTTTGCTGACCTTGGGTGGTGGCAATGCCGACGGGAGCTTTGGCGGCGATATCATCGATGGCACTTCTGCCACCGCGCTGGCCAAAGTCGGCAGCGGCAAGCAAATTCTTGGTACGCCCAATAGCTACAGCGGCAGTACTAAAATTCTTGCTGGTATTTTGGCGGCCGATGCGGCCAATGTGATAGGGACTAACTCGGCACTCAGTATTGCCAGCGGGGCGACGCTTGATCTGGGCGGCTATAACCAAGCTGTCGGTTCGCTCTCGGGCACCGGCGGCACGATTACCAACAGCGGTGAAACCAGTGCGGCGATCGTTACCGGCAGCAGCAATACCAGCAGCAGCTTCGGCGGCATTATCCAAGATGGTGCCAGTGCGAGCGGTATCACCAAAACCGGCAGCGGCAGCTTAACCTTGTCCGGTGCCAACACCTACAGCGGCGCGACCACGATCAGTGGCGGTACTTTGGCAGCTGGGGCGATCAATAGCTTAGGCAATAACTCGGCCGTCAGTATCGCGGCCGATGCCAGCCTCGATTTGCATGGCTATGACCAAGCGATCGGTTCGCTTGATGGCGGCACCGCGACCAGTACCGTTACCAACAGCGGCAGCGCCAATGCCACCCTGACTACCGGTGGCAAAGATGGCAGCACGAATTTTGCCGGTAAGATTGTTGATGGTGCAGCCACTACGGCTGTGACAAAAATCGGTGTCGGTACACAAACGCTGAGCGGCGAAAACACTTACAGCGGTGCCACCACGATCAACGGCGGCACATTGGCTGCGGCGGCGGCCAATGCTCTCTCCAGCAAATCAGCCTTGACCATCAATACAAACGGAGCGCTGGAACTGGGTGGCTTCGATCAAACCATTGCCTCGCTGTCTGGCAGCGGCGGTACGGTGACTAATAGCGCCAAGACCGCGGCGACCTTGAGCACGGGTGGCAACAATGCCAGCACCAGCTTCGCCGGTGTGATCAAAGATGGTAATGCGCCCACCGCTTTGACTAAAAACGGCAGCGGCACACAAACGCTCAGTGGTGGCAGCACTTACACGGGTGCAACGACCGTCAATGCCGGCACTTTGCTGCTCGATTATTCTGCACCCGGTGCGGTGGCCAGCAATATCCTGTCATCCTCGTCGGATTTGGTGCTTGAAGGTGGCACCTTGGTAGTGAAAGGAACGACTGGCCAAAGCGGCATAGTGCAAGGTTTCAAGAGCACCAGTGGTGGTTCCGGCGCCGTGCAGTTGATCCAAAATGGCGCGACTGACATCGCTGTCAGCCTCGGTGCACTCAATAACCAGGGCGGCATCAACTTCCTCGGTGCCACCGGTGTGGCCAGCGGTGCGCGCTTCATCACCAGCAGCAGCGCCGGCATCAATAATGCACAAACCCAATTGGCTGGCGGCTCGCTGTGGAATGGTGACAGCTTCGCGTCGATACAAACGCTTGGTGGCGTGAACTATGTGGTGCAACTGGTAGGCTCGCAACAAGTGATCTATACCAATACCGCCAATGGCACGATTGTGGTGCCGAATATTCCAGCGCAAAACGCCTTGGTCACGATTGCCAACAGCAGTGGCACGGTGATGCCGAATTATCTGGAGGCACCGACCACGATCTTGCAATCGATGTTGATGTTGTCGAATACAGGCCCGGCCGTAATTGCCATGAATCATAATTCGGCCAATGACACGCTGGTGGTTGGCAGCAATGTCGCGAACAGCCAGAATGGCACGATTGCGATTGGCCAAGCGGCACAATCGCTGACGATAGGACAAACGGCCAACGAAGGCTTGCTCAGCGCCGGCAGCAGCGGTGCTTCGAGTATAGCGCTGACGAATGCCAGCCCAACTGCGGTGATGACGGTTAATTCCGCCATCGTCGATAACGCCGGTGCCGGTGCGGTAGCACTGAATGTATCGAATACTGCCGCCGGCACCACTATACTGGCCGGTAACAATAGCTACAGCGGCGGCACAAATATCGATTCCGGCACCTTGCAAGTGGGTAGCGGCGGTAGTGCTGCCACCAGCGGTACGCTCGGTAGCGGCGCGATCACCAATAATAGCAAGCTGGTTTTCAACCGCAGCAATGCCTTGAGCGTGAATGGCAGCATCAGCGGCAGCGGTGCCCTGAACCAAGTCGGCAGCGGCACGACCACTTTGGGGGCCAGCAACACCTATACCGGTGCCACCACGATCAGCGCCGGCACTTTGGCTGGCGGGGCCAGCAATGCCTTCGGCAGCGATTCGGCCGTCAGCATCAGCAGCGGCGCCACGCTCGATCTCGGTGGTTTTAATCAAGCCGTCGGTGCCTTGATCGGCAGCGCCGGCACGGTGACCAACAGCGGTGCCAGCGCGGCGGCTCTCCGCACCGGCAGTAATAATGCCGACAGCCGCTTTGCCGGTAACATCGTCGATGGGGCCAGCAGCACGGGCCTGACAAAAACCGGCACCGGCACCTTGACCTTGTCTGGTGCCAATACCTATAGCGGCGCGACCACGCTCAGCAGCGGCGTCTTGGCCGCCGGCGCTGCCAATGTGCTGGGTAAAAACTCCGCACTGACGGTGGACAGCGGCGCACGGCTTGATTTACTCGGCACCAATCAAAGCGTCGGTTCACTGGCGGGTATTGCTGGCGCTGTAACGAACAGCAATAGCCAAGCAGGCACGCTCACGACCGGCGGCAATAATGCCAGTACGGTGTTTGCCGGCGTGATTGCCGATGACATAGGCAGCATCGCCCTCAGCAAAACCGGTACGGGTACGCAAACCCTGGCGGCGGCCAATACCTACAGCGGTGCCACGAGCATCACTGGTGGCACGCTCGCTGCCGGTGTTGCCAATGCCTTCTCCAACAACTCGGCCGTCAGCCTCAGCGGTGGCACTACACTCGACCTTGGCGGCTTTGATCAAAGCGTCGCCGCCTTGGCTGGCGTCGGCGGCACGGTGACCAACAGCGGCAGTAAGGCGGCCAATTTGACGGCCGGTGGCAACGCTGCCAGCACGACATTTGCCGGCAACATCCAAGATGGCACTGCGGCGACGAGCTTGGCGAAAGTTGGCAGTGGCACGCAAACCTTGTCTGGCATCAATACCTACAGCGGTATCACCACCTTGGCCGGCGGTACCCTGCTGGCCGGTGCGGCCAATGCCTTGAGTGCCAACTCGACGGTAGCGATGGCGGCCGGTACCACGCTCGATCTTGGTGGCTACCAGCAAAGCGTTGCGGCCTTGGCCGGCAGCGCCGGCACGGTAACTAACCATGGTGCTGCGGCTGTTTTGACTATGGGTGGCAGCAACGCCAGCAGTGTCTTTGGCGGCATGATCGAAGATGGTACCGGCACGACCGGCATCAACAAAACTGGCACGGGTACGCAAACTCTGTCGGGCATCAATACCTATAGCGGCAGCACCAGCATCAACGGCGGCACCCTCGCCGCTGGCGACAGCAATGTGCTGGGGAATAAGACTGCGCTCCGCCTTGCCGTCGGCGCGAGCCTCGATCTGCGCGGCTATGATCAAGGCATCGGTTCGCTGGCGGGTGTTGGCGGCACCGTCACCAACAGCGGTGCCAACGCTGCCGTTCTCACCAGCGGTAGCAATCATAGCAACAGCACCTTTGCCGGCACGATACAAGACGGCATCAGCAGCACTGCCCTCACCAAGATCGGCGATGGCATACTGACACTCTCTGGCAGCAGCACGTACAGCGGCACGACCTTGGTCAGCGGCGGCACCTTGGCGGCGGCGGCAGCGAATGCCTTGAGTCAAGCCTCGACGGTTGGCTTGAGTGACGGCACGAAGCTCGAGCTCGGTGGTTTCAATCAAGCCATCGCTGCCTTGTCGGGTAGTGCCGGCACCGTGAGCAACCAAGGTAACGCTGCCGTACTGAGCGTGGGCAGCAATAATGCCAGCGGTAATTTTGCTGGCAGTATCGTCGATGGCAGCGGCAGCGTCGCTCTGATTAAAGTCGGCAGCGGCACGCAAACACTGAGCGGCAGCAACACTTACAGCGGTGCCACCAGTATCAACAGTGGTACGCTGGCCACTGGGGCAGCCAATGCCCTGAGTGAAAAATCGGCCTTGACGATCAGCAGCGGTGCCAGCCTGGATTTACTCGGTAGCAATCAAAGCATAGGCTCGCTGAGCGGCAGCGCCGGCACGGTCACCAACAGCGGCAGTGCCGCAGCGAGCTTAACTACCGGTGCCAATAACGCCAGCACAGCTTTCGCCGGCTTGATTCAAGATGGCAAGTCTGCCACCGGCTTGACGAAAACCGGCAGCGGCACGCTGACACTCTCGGCCAACAATACCTACAGCGGCCTGACTACCATCAACGGTGGTATTTTGTTACTCGATTTTTCTGCGCCAGCGGCAGCGAGCAGCAACATCCTCTCCAGCAGTTCGAGTGTGCTACTCGACGGCGGCACCTTGGAAATCAAAGCGACGACCGGCCAGAGTGGAGTGGTGCAAACATTGAATGGCATCAATGGCGGCACAGGTGACGTGCAATTGGTACAAAATGGGGCCGGCAATATCGCCCTCAATCTTGGGGCCATCACCACCACCGGCGCACTCAACTTCATCGGCGGCACCGGTATTGGCGGCGGCGCACGCTTCATCACCAGCAGCAGTGCCGGCCTCAATGATGCACAAACCGAGTTGGGCGACGGTTCGCTGTGGAATGGCAATGCCTTCGCCTCGATTCAAAATATCGGCGGAGTGAATTATGTGGTGGCACTCAGCGCGGCGCAACAAACTGTGTACACCAACCCTGCCAGCGGCACCACCATCATCCCTGAAATTCCAGCTAAAAATGCGGATGTGGTGATCGCCAACGGCACGCCGCCTACCCCCCCCGGCAATCCCTCCAATTCGCTCGGCGGTGCCAACACGACGATACAATCGCTGTTGATGATTGCCGACAGCGGCCCGGCCGTGATCGCCATGAACCAAAATTCACCGAACGATATCTTGGTGGTCGGTGGCGATGTGCCTAATGCCAATGGCAATATTGCCATCGGTGCCAGTGGCCAGTCGCTGACGATAGGGCAAACTCCGAATGAAGGCTTCGTTACCGCTGGCAACAGCGGCCCGTCGGCCCTGAATTTGATCAATGCCAGCCCGACCTCGGTATTGACCATCAATGCTAAAATCATTGATAACCCTGGCCCTGGCCCCGTGACGGTGAATGTGTCGAACACTGCCGGTGGCAATACGGTATTGAACGGTGACAATACCTATTCGGGTGGCACGCATATCGACAGCGGTAACTTGCAGGTTGGCAGCGGTGGCACTACCGGCACGCTCGGTACTGGCAACGTCAATAACAATGGCAGCCTGACGTTTGATCGCAGCGACAGCTTGGCGGTGAACAATGCCATCAGCGGCACGGGTTCCGTCAACCAGATCGGCAGCGGCACCACGGTATTGTCGGGGAATAACAGCTACTCCGGCGCGACCAACATCAGCAACGGTACGCTGGCCGGCGGTAGCGACAATGCCTTCGGCAATAATTCGGCCCTCACCATCAGCAGCCCCGGCACACTCGATCTGGGCGGACATAATCAAACTGTCGGCTCGCTGTCTGGCACCGGTGGCACGGTCACGAATAACGGTAGCACGGCCGCGATTCTGTCTACCGGTGGCAACGACGCGACCACTAGCTTCGGCGGCAACATCACCGATGGCTTGGCCACGACCGGTTTAACTAAAAACGGCGACGGCACGCAAACTTTGTCGGGCAAGAATACCTACACCGGTGCCACCACGATCAACGCCGGGACGTTGGCAGGTGGTGCGGTGGATGTCTTGGGCAAGAACTCGGCGCTCACCATCGCCAGCAATGGCACGCTGGACCTGGGCGGTTTCAACCAAGCCATCGGTTCCCTGGCCGGCAACGGCACGGTCACCAATGATGGCAAAACGGCCGCAGTACTGAGCACGGGTGGCAACAATACCAGCAGCAACTTTGCCGGTATACTCGAAGACGGCGTTTCCGCTACCGGTTTGGTCAAAGTTGGCAGCGGCACACAAACCCTGTCTGGTGCCAACACCTACTCTGGCGCAACCACCGTCACTGGCGGCACGCTGGCAGCCGGGGTGGTCAATGCCTTGGGTAACAACTCGGCAGTCAGTGTAGGCAGCGGTGCCACGCTGAACTTGGGCGGCTTTAACCAAGCCATCGGTTCCTTGGCCGGCAGCGGCGGCACCGTTACCAATAGCGGTGCCAGCACGGCGGCCCTGTCTACCGGCGGCGACAATAGCAGCAGCACGTTTGCTGGCACGATACAGGATGGCGTCAGCAGCACGGCCTTGACCAAGACCGGCAGCGGCACGCAAACACTCAGCGGCAGCAACACTTACAGCGGTGCCACCAGCCTCAGTGGCGGCACCCTGGCAGCCGGCGCAGCCAATGCCCTCAGTCAAAAATCAGCATTAACTATCGGCATGGATGCGACGCTCGATTTGGGCGGCTTCAACCAAGCTGTGGCTTCGCTGTCTGGCCCGGCCGGCACCATTACCAACAACGGCAGCGCCGCAGCCGTGCTGAGTACCGGTGGCAATAACGCTAACACCAATTTTGCCGGCAGCATCCGCGATGGGGCGAGCAGCACCGGCTTGACGAAAACTGGCAGCGGCACGCAAATTCTGAGTGGTAACAATACCTACAGCGGTGCCACCAGCGTGATTGGCGGCACCTTGGCCGGTGGCGCGGCGAATGCCTTCGGCACGCAATCGGCCGTCAGCATCAGCAGCGGTGCCACGCTCGATCTCGGTGGTTTTGACCAAGCCATCGGCGGCTTGGCCGGGGCTGGCGGTAGCGTCACCAATAACGGCACGGTAGCGGCCACGCTCAATACCGGCGGCAACAATGCCAGCACTACTTTTGCCGGCAACATCGTCGATGGTTTGAGCAGCACCGGTTTGAACAAAACCGGCACGGGCACGCAAACCTTAAGCGGCAACAACACTTACAGCGGCCTCACCACCCTGCGTGGTGGTACGCTGGCGGCGGCGGTGGCGAATGCCTTCTCTGGCAACTCGGCCATGCGCATCAGCAGCAGCGCGATTCTCGATCTGGGCGGCTTTGACCAAGCCGTCGCCTCCTTGGCTGGCACGGGCGGCACCGTCACCAACAACGGTGCGGCGGCGGCAGCCTTGACGCTCGGTGGCGATAACAGCTCGACGGTGTTCGGCGGCATCTTGCAAGATGGCAGCAGCCCACTGGCCCTCACGAAGATCGGCAGCGGTGTGCAAACCCTCAGCGCCAGCAATACCTACAGCGGTGCCACCACGATCGCCGGCGGCACCCTGCAAACCTGCGCCAGCAATGCCTTGGGCACGGGTTCCAGCGTCAGCATGGCGAGCGGCAGCACGCTCGATTTGTGCGGCAACCACCAAGCTATCGGTACGCTTGCAGGGACTGGCGGCACCATCAGCAATAGCAGCAGCAACAGCGCCGTGGTGCTGACTACCGGCAGCAATAATGCGAACGGCAATTTTGCTGGGGCTATACAAGATGGCAATGGCAATACGGGTCTGAGTAAAGTTGGCAGCGGCATTCAAGTGCTGAGCGGCAGCAATACTTATACCGGCCCAACCAGCGTTACCGGCGGTACTTTGCAGGCTGGTGCCATCAACAGCTTGAGTGCGGCGTCGGCACACACTGTGTCCGGCAGCGGCATCCTCAATCTGGCCGGCTACAATCAAAGCTTGTCTGCACTGAGCAACAGCGGTACCGTTTCACTGGTCGGTGCCGCACCCGGCACGGCCCTGACCATCACCGGTGCTTACACCGGCACCGGTGGGGTACTGCGGCTGGCCAGCGATTTTGCGGCCACGCCGGTGACGGATATGCTGGTACTGAGTGGCCCGAACGCCAGCGCCAGAGGGCAAACTCGGATACAGGTGGTCAATCTGGGTGGCCCGAGCGCGCTCGGCACCCTGACCACCGGTGACGGCATCAAACTGATCTCGGCTCAAAATGGCGCGACCACGACAGCACAAACATCGAAAGATGCCTTCCTGCTTGACGGCTCCAGCGCCACCGTCAGCCGCAGCGGCAACACCGTCTCGACACAAAGCGTGAAAGCGAAAGATACCCATCTCGATATCGGTGCCTACCAATACCGTTTGTATGCTGGCGACGCCACCGGTGCCGGTGAGAATTGGTACTTGCGTAGCCAGGTTGCGAATGGCTCGGGCTCGGGCTCGGGTTCGGGTTCGGGTTCGGGCTCCGGCTCCGGTTCAACCGTTGCCTACCGCTTGGAAGTGCCGATGTTGGCAGCCGTGCCGTCGCAAATGTCGCAATCTGACGTGACGCTGTTGGGCAATTACAATCTGCGCAACGGCCCGGCCAGTTCCCAGCTGCGCTCGCTCGATCAAAGCAAGGAATCGCTGCATGCCTGGGGACGTATCTTGAGCAGCAATTTCAGTCTGGCCCAAGCGGGCGATGCGCAAGCCGCCAGCAGCGGGCAAATCAGCGGCTTCCAGGCCGGGACTGATCTGTATGCCAACCACTCGGTACGCAGCGGCTTATACGCTGGCCGTCTCGATGGCAGCGCCAGCGACAGCGGCTTTGCCGGTGGCACCCAAGGTGGCGTCGGCAGCAATACCCAGCGGGCGGATTTCCTCGGTGCGTATGCCACTTACACCACGCCGGCAGAGCAGTATGTCGATCTGATACTGCAAGCCGGCCGGTATGACTTTACAGCAACGCCGAATGCCAGTGCCCCCGATAGCGGCAAAGCGCGCAGCCTGAGCGCTTCGCTGGAAATCGGCCAAGCCTTCGCTTTGAGCAGTAATTGGAAGTGGCAACCGGAATTGCAATTGATTTACCAACGCTTCAATTTCGATGATGTGAAAATCTCTGGCAGCACGGTACAGCAATTGGAAAATGGTGGTGTCACGGCACGCCTCGGTATGCATTTGATCGGCAACTTCGAGACTGCCGGCGGCAAGCTGACACCGGATCTGAGCATGAACTTTTATAAGGGTCACCAAGGTTCCGGCGTAACGCGTTTCATCAGCGACAGCAACATAACCGACATCCACAACACGACCAGCTACACCTCGATGGAACTGGGTGCCGGTGTGCAACTGCAACTTAACCCGAACGCCAATTTGTATGCCCATGTCAAGGAACTGGGTGTCGGCGGCCAAAGCCATGTGCGGCATGCCAGCGAAGTGTCTTTCGGTTTGCAAATGCGTTGGTAACAGCCCTGAAACAACTTAATGGATCGTCGCAAGCGACGATGGAAAAGACTCTGGAAGGGGCTTGCACCCCCTCCCATCGTGTTGCTCCTTCGTCGCTCACCGGCCAAAAGAGGCTGTCGCAAAAGCCTGATGGACGCTTTTTACACCTGAAACACCGCATACCTCGTCATTCCCGCATGCTGCAGCCTCGTCATTCCCGCATGCCACAGTCTCGTCATTCCCGCATGCCGAAGCCTCGTCATTCCCGCATGCCGCAGCCTCGTCATTCCCGCATGCTTTTGGCGGGAACCCAGTGTCGTTTTCAGCGCTGAAAACACGATCATCTCTGGCATTTTCAGTTAAGCACGAACGCCGCTGGGTTCCTGCCAAAAGCGCGCAGGAATGACGTGGCCACCAGTTGGGGTAATGATACCGACTCACTACCCTTTTGCGACAGCCTCTGAAGGCCGGGGTTTCAAACCCTAGTCAGATTTTTGATGAAAAAATTCGGGGAATGAAAAATACCATGTTGAGTTTTTCGCGGACGTTTCTTGCTCTTGAATGTCTGGCATGACGCTACGGCAACGCGAAAAATAACATAAGTGTTGCATTCCGTTTGACAAACACAACACTTCTGTTAAGCTTCACCGGATGAACTCCAAGCAGATGAAGAAATGGCTAGAGCAACAGGGCGCGACTTTCCAGCCCGGTAAAGGCTCACATTTGAAGGTGTTTCTGAACGGCAAGCAGTCTTCCCTCCCCATGCACGGTACCACCGAGCTTGGTAAGGGGCTGGAAGCCGCAATCAAACGACAGCTTGGCTTGTGAAGTGAAGGAGAAAATGATGTTCGACTACCCCGTGACCTTGACCCCCGATGATGGCAGCCTGCTGGTCACATTTGCCGACGTACCCGAAGCCATCACCTTCGGTGCTGACGAGGATGAAGCCCTGCTGAACGCAATCGATGCGCTGGAAACCGGCTTGTCCTTCTATATCGATGCTCGCAAACCGCTACCGGTCGTCAGTCAGCCGGCAACCGGACAAAAAACCGTACGTCCATCGGCCTTGGAATGCGCCAAGTTGGGCGTGTACCAGGCGATGACCGATCAGGGGATCAAGAAGGCAGAACTGGCCCGCCGTTTGGCTTGGCATATGCCACAAGTTGATCGTTTATTTGACTTGAGGCACGCTTCAAAGTTGGAGCAAATCGAGGCTGCAGCAAACGTACTCGGCAAGCGCCTCCACGTGCAGATTGTCTGAGACAGACAGCGCTGACCAGCAAATCGGCCGCGATGGATTCAGCAGATCAAGGCCGCCACATACCTATACAAGTAACACTTGACGGCATGATTTTTGTGAGTACAATAAATCATATGGACATCAGCTTTGACCCTGCCAAGAGTGAACGCAACGAACGTGAGCGCGGCTTATCGTTCTCGCTGGCTGGGCAGCTTGATTGGACTGAAGCGGTGATCAAAGAGGATGATCGCAAGGACTATGGCGAGCGCCGGTAGCGAGTACTTGGATTGATCGGTGGCCGGCTCCACGCCGTAGTGTTCACGCCTCGCGCTGGCAAGGTACACGTCATCAGCCTGCGCAAGGCGAACAACCGAGAGGTGAAACAGCATGAGCAAAAAGCCCAACCCTGAACTAGTGGAAGACGAAAACCCTGAATGGACGGCGGAGGATTTCGCCAAGGCAGGTCCAGCCAGCGAGGTGCTACCAACAATTTTTGGTGAACAAGTCGCCAAAAACATGCTCAAGCCTCGTGGCCGCCCGCGTGCTGAGTTCCCGAAAGAACGCATAAATATCCGGCTATCACATGAGGTCGTCGAGCATTTCAAGTCGGCTGGCGAAGGCTGGCAGACTCGCATTGACACTGCACTGCGTCAGTTCATCGCCGAGCATCCAAGCGCCCACTGAGC
The sequence above is drawn from the Undibacterium sp. CCC3.4 genome and encodes:
- a CDS encoding type II toxin-antitoxin system HicA family toxin; this translates as MNSKQMKKWLEQQGATFQPGKGSHLKVFLNGKQSSLPMHGTTELGKGLEAAIKRQLGL
- a CDS encoding type II toxin-antitoxin system HicB family antitoxin, producing MFDYPVTLTPDDGSLLVTFADVPEAITFGADEDEALLNAIDALETGLSFYIDARKPLPVVSQPATGQKTVRPSALECAKLGVYQAMTDQGIKKAELARRLAWHMPQVDRLFDLRHASKLEQIEAAANVLGKRLHVQIV
- a CDS encoding BrnA antitoxin family protein, producing MSKKPNPELVEDENPEWTAEDFAKAGPASEVLPTIFGEQVAKNMLKPRGRPRAEFPKERINIRLSHEVVEHFKSAGEGWQTRIDTALRQFIAEHPSAH